Proteins co-encoded in one Cercospora beticola chromosome 7, complete sequence genomic window:
- the MST12 gene encoding Transcription factor mst12, with protein MYPQHHPAMPPPQQARSVAPETFLLDQEAQSSLPQDSVVALQQVDNLKYFLISAPVDWSQDQYIRRFLLPTGEYVSCVLWNNLFHISGTDIVRCLSFRFQAFGRPVKNTKKFEEGIFSDLRNLKSGTDASLEEPKSPFLDFLYKNNCIRTQKKQKVFYWYSVPHDRLFLDALERDLKREKMGQEATTVAVSEPALSFEFDASVSLFEQLTKAQQNNQSTYNAQPPSMPPSHSTSPVLRATDSMPPPNMIPQQQLPPTSMPAQMSHQPDMQSEQMSHMPGYGQMAMPPMPSQIQKTREQSMGPVFDRNGVPISQAGQRHSSMPAYMEYSPAPSFVSSHFEDYSQRGLSFEPLTPPQHSVGMPSEPTYIANEDTGLYAAIPEVGLQQPFNPLMSVPPNLSGAHYPSMNRQYQPQQVYSVLEGSPTYKQRRRRSSLTNSTVTGVTTTASSSGHTHAHSVHRPSDLRRSMSTSVQPQAIPEGQEMSYNDSPTSMHTTQHPGSMMGEHRELMNLSRHSTPSHAVEGAHDEQRAHRQMSHVHNEDYSNYNHSPSQDYRAHPSMQHHAVQRTANGVFRRARSATLSEMTPYCQKSHSCPIPMCGRLFKRLEHLKRHVRTHTQERPYLCPLCNKAFSRSDNLAQHRRTHETSADGSAPSEEEMEEERDALQDAHDEPDPIDEASYQAIAMTTGTELPGMPTHVDMGMVAHNDMAPPPMVTTGADYHH; from the exons ATGTATCCTCAGCACCATCCCGCCATGCCACCGCCGCAGCAGGCGCGGTCGGTGGCCCCAGAGACCTTCCTGCTCGACCAAGAAGCGCAGTCCAGCCTCCCGCAAGACTCAGTCGTGGCTCTGCAACAAGTCGACAACC TGAAATACTTTCTCATCTCCGCCCCAGTGGACTGGAGTCAAGACCAGTACATTCGACGATTCTTGCTACCTACCGGCGAATATGTCTCCTGCGTGCTATG GAACAATCTCTTCCACATCTCGGGCACTGACATCGTTCGCTGCCTATCTTTCCGCTTTCAGGCGTTTGGACGACCTGTCAAGAATACGAAGAAATTTGAGGAGGGCATCTTTTCCGATCTGCGAAATTTGAAATCTGGCACAGATGCCTCTCTCGAAGAGCCAAAGAGTCCATTCCTCGACTTCCTTTACAAGAACAACTGCATCAGGACGCAGAAGAAGCAAAAAGTGTTCTACTGGTACAGCGTCCCGCACGACCGTCTGTTCCTCGATGCTTTGGAGCGCGATCTGAAGCGAGAGAAGATGGGCCAGGAAGCTACCACAGTGGCTGTCAGCGAGCCAGCCCTGTCATTCGAGTTCGACGCGTCCGTCTCGCTGTTTGAGCAGCTCACGAAGGCGCAGCAGAACAACCAGTCAACATACAACGCGCAACCACCATCAATGCCACCATCGCATTCGACATCGCCAGTTCTGCGTGCAACCGATTCTATGCCACCGCCGAACATGATTCCTCAGCAACAATTACCGCCCACTTCGATGCCAGCGCAAATGTCACACCAGCCAGATATGCAGTCGGAGCAGATGTCGCACATGCCAGGGTACGGCCAGATGGCGATGCCGCCCATGCCGTCACAGATACAAAAGACACGAGAACAGTCAATGGGTCCAGTTTTCGATCGAAATGGAGTACCAATTTCGCAAGCTGGACAGAGACATAGCTCAATGCCAGCTTATATGGAATACTCGCCCGCCCCTTCATTCGTCTCGTCACATTTCGAGGACTACAGCCAACGTGGTCTGTCCTTTGAGCCACTCACCCCGCCGCAGCATTCGGTGGGCATGCCTTCTGAGCCAACATACATCGCCAATGAGGATACTGGCTTGTATGCAGCGATTCCGGAAGTCGGCCTCCAACAGCCGTTCAATCCGCTCATGTCGGTACCACCGAACCTCTCTGGTGCGCACTACCCCTCCATGAACCGCCAATACCAGCCACAACAGGTATACTCCGTCCTGGAAGGGTCTCCCACCTACAAACAGCGACGCCGACGATCGAGTCTGACAAACAGTACAGTAACAGGTGTGACCACTACAGCATCCTCGTCCGGACATACGCACGCACATTCCGTCCATCGTCCAAGTGATCTGCGCCGATCTATGTCGACCTCAGTCCAGCCACAAGCTATTCCGGAAGGGCAAGAAATGTCGTACAATGATTCGCCTACAAGCATGCATACCACACAGCATCCCGGTTCCATGATGGGCGAGCACAGAGAGCTCATGAATCTGTCCCGTCACAGCACGCCATCGCACGCGGTGGAAGGAGCTCATGATGAGCAGCGCGCACATCGACAGATGAGCCATGTCCACAATGAGGATTACTCCAACTACAACCACAGTCCTAGTCAAGATTACCGGGCTCACCCTTCAATGCAACACCATGCTGTGCAGCGCACAGCGAATGGTGTCTTCCGCCGAGCACGGTCCGCCACCCTGAGCGAGATGACCCCTTATTGTCAGAAGAGCCATTCGTGCCCGATCCCAATGTGTGGACGCCTCTTCAAACGCTTAGAACACCTGAAGCGCCACGTCCGCACACACACCCAGGAACGACCTTATCTGTGCCCTTTGTGCAACAAGGCGTTCTCTAGATCGGACAACCTTGCGCAGCATCGTCGCACACACGAGACTAGCGCTGATGGTTCCGCCCCATCTGAAGAGGAAATGGAGGAAGAGCGTGATGCACTGCAAGACGCACACGATGAGCCAGACCCAATCGACGAGGCGTCCTACCAAGCGATCGCCATGACCACTGGCACGGAGTTGCCAGGCATGCCGACCCACGTCGATATGGGAATGGTTGCTCACAACGACATGGCCCCTCCACCTATGGTCACAACTGGTGCTGACTACCACCACTAA